The Mauremys mutica isolate MM-2020 ecotype Southern chromosome 1, ASM2049712v1, whole genome shotgun sequence genome has a segment encoding these proteins:
- the LOC123362714 gene encoding olfactory receptor 52R1-like, which produces MSDSNRTHFTNPSTFILLGIPGLEVAHVWISIPFCAIYVIAILGNFTILFIVKTEPRLHGPMYYFLCMLAVTDLVLSTSILPKTLSIFWFNSREIDFSACLTQMFFLHCFLVMESGIFMAMGLDRYVAICHPLRHSAILTNSMVAKIGVIVVLRGGILILPSFLLASQWPYCRTNIIPHTHCEHMAVVKLACADTRVSSYYGLFVLFCAMGLDVIFIAMSYIQILRAIFSLPTKDARLKTFGTCGSHLFAILAFYIPALFSFLTYRFGHNVPLHFHVLTANVYLLVPPMINPIIYGVRTKQIRDRLLRIITHKGTTFYSCCSGSQTSSVQIWVVSWCWALFPESLTDQ; this is translated from the coding sequence atgtcagattccaacagaactcacttcaccaacccctccaccttcatcctgctgggcattcctggcctggaggtggcccatgtctggatctccatccccttctgtgccaTATAtgtcatagccatcttggggaacttcaccatcctgttcatcgtgaagaCGGAACCAAGactccatgggcccatgtactatttcctctgcatgctggccgtcactgacctggtcctgtctacgtccatcctgcccaaaacactgagcatcttctggttcaattccagggaaatagatttcagtgcctgcctcacccagatgttcttccttcacTGCTTTTTagtgatggagtctgggatcttcATGGCCATGGGCTtggatcgctatgtggccatctgtcatcccctgagacattccgcCATCCTGACAAACTCCATGGTTGCCAAGATCGGTGTGATTGTGGTACTGCGTGGTGGCATTCTCATACTGCCCTCTTTCCTCCTGGCAAgtcagtggccatattgcagaaccaacatcattccCCACACGCACTGTGAGCACATggctgtggtgaagctggcctgcgccgacacccgtgtcagtagttactatggcctcTTTGTGCTATTCTGTGCGATGGGTCTGGATGTGATTTTTATTGCCAtgtcctatatccagatcctcagggccatcttcagcctccccacaaaggacgcccggctcaagacttttgggacctgcggctcccacctctttgccatcttagccttttacatcccagCTCTTTTCTCCTTCCTCACGTACCGTTTTGGCCACAATGTGCCCCTACATTTCCACGTTCTCACTGCAAACGTGTACCTCCTTGTGCCCCCCATgataaaccccatcatctatggggtgaggaccaaacagatccgggacaggctgctccggaTCATTACTCATAAAGGGACTACATTTTATTCTTGCTGCTCTGGTTCTCAGACAAGTTCCGTGCAGATCTGGGTGGTGAGTTGGTGCTGggccctcttccctgaatcacttacTGATCAGTGA
- the LOC123369282 gene encoding olfactory receptor 52R1-like — MSGSNTTDFINPSTFILLGIPGLEVAHVWISIPFCTMYAIAVLGNFTILFVVKREQSLHGPMYYFLCMLAITDLVLSTSILPKTLSIFWFNSTEIDFSACLTQMYFIHCFTGMESGIFVAMAFDRYVAICHPLRHSTILTNHVVAKIGLAVVLRGGIFVLFYPFLASQWPYCRTNIIPHTYCEHIAVVKQACTDIHVSIYYGVFLIVSGMGLDMFFITVSYIQILRAIFSLPTKDAQLKTFGTCISHLCAILAFYIPALFSFLTQRFGHNVPQHFHVLMANMYLLVPPMLNPIIYGVRTKQIWDRLLQLITHKGT; from the coding sequence ATGTCAGGTTCCAACACAACTGACTTCatcaacccctccaccttcattcTGCTGggtattcctggcctggaggtggcccatgtctggatctccatccccttctgcaccatgtacgccatagccgtcttggggaacttcaccatcctgttcgtTGTGAAGAGAGAGCAAAGCCTGcatgggcccatgtactatttcctctgcatgctggccatcaccgacctggtcctgtctacgtccatcctgcccaaaacactgagcatcttctggttcaattccactgagatcgatttcagtgcctgcctcacccagatgtacttcattcactgcttcacagggatggagtctgggatcttcgtggccatggcttttgatcgctacgtggccatctgccatcccctgagacattctaCAATCCTGACAAACCATGTGGTGGCCAAGATTGGCCTTGCTGTGGTGCTGCGCGGCGGCATATTTGTACTGTTCTATCCCTTCTTGGCTAgtcagtggccatattgcagaaccaacatcatcccccacacaTACTGCGAACACATAGCAGTGGTGAAGCAGGCCTGCACTGACATTCATGTCAGTATTTACTACGGCGTCTTTTTGATAGTCTCTGGGATGGGTCTGGATATGTTTTTTATCACTGtgtcctatatccagatcctcagggcaatattcagcctccccacaaaggacgcccagctcaagacttttgggacaTGCATCTCTCATCTCTGTGCCatcttagccttttacatcccagCTCTTTTCTCCTTCCTCACGCAGCGGTTTGGCCACAATGTACCCCAGCATTTTCATGTTCTCATGGCCAACATGTAcctcctggtgccccccatgctaaaccccatcatctatggggtgagAACCAAACAGATCTGGGACAGGCTGCTCCAGCTCATTACTCATAAAGGGACCTAA